The DNA segment CACTCACTAATGTAACACAGAACAGTGTTTTCCCCAGTGATCCGCAGAGGGGGAGAACCCTGCATCTGGGCCATGCCTGCCCAGATGGGTCATGGCTGACCCACTGGGGTGGTACTCAGCCTGTAGGAGTACCCAAACTAGGCAGAAGGGCTACTTTCTGGAAATTTTACTAAGAATGGTTCGGCAATGCCTACCCACCCCCCAGCCCTATTCattggtttctgcttcttttagCCTGAGCCAGACACAATATGGTTTAGCTAAACCTGTAGGTGATACATCCATAATGCATAATGGTTATTAACAGAagctcctcccttcctctggGAGTTGGAAGATGTCTCCATCTTTCCTGGATTGATCAGGAAAAGCTGTCAGCTTTCCTGTGTTGTGTCCCCCGCACAGATAACCTTCTGGGTTAAATGGACTTAGGACTTATGCACTCTTCTAAGCCTGGGCGGAAGGAAAAGGGATTAGCAGGGCCTCATTGTGGGCTTGATCTTGTTTGATCTTAGGTAAGTCACTTTGGCTCTCTGCGCTCCAGTTCCCTACCTATAAAATGAGGATTTGGGATTAGAGACTTTTTTTCTAAGGTCTTTTCTAGCTCTGGACACCTGTAATTCTCATGCCCAAAGTGAGACAGCCAAGGTATGAAAAGTAAACTCCAAGTACTCTGGTGAGTGTCTGGAGTGCAAGCAAAACAGATTTCttgcttgaattttattttattttttatttatttagtggtgcTGAGGCTATGACCCGAGGCCTCACATATGCTAAACGcacactccaccactgaactacaccccaaTCCTGCAGCCTCCTGGATCCTTGAGCCATAGCCTGGAGATCCTTGCCTATGTGCAATAAGACTGGCTGCTTGGTAGTCTATCATCACTTCCAATCTAGGGGGCTAGATATTACCGTCTAAAGTAGAGCTCAGTGTAAAGAACAAGGGCTCTGGGTCTCAGTTGCAACCCTAGCAATCACAACAGATTCCTGTGCCTTTGGGCAAGCAATCTCATCCATCTCAAACTCAGTCTTCGTATCTGTCAAAGGGGAATGATAAAAATCCCAATTCTAGGCTGGCAAGATAGTTCAGCACTGGGCACCCAGTCTAACGGCCTGACTTCAATTTCTGAAACTCacagggggaggtgggggagagaatgggtttcacaagttgtcctctgacttccacatgcgtgacttcacacacacacacacacacacacacacacacacacacacacattacatgtagattttttttaattaaaaatattttagcagGGCGgagttggtgcatgcctttaatctgagtactcgggaggcagagtcaggtggatctctgtgagttcgaggccagcctggtctacagagcgagatccaggacagaggcaccaaaactacatggataaaccttgtctcaaaaaaaccaaaaaaaaaatgtttaaatcttaATTGCTAGGGTGGCTTATCAAGTAAGACATAATATGACTAGCTTGGGCTTTGTTTAGTCAATAATCAGAAGGTTTTCTGTTTagtttaggtttatttttattatttgtaatcatgtgtaggtatgtgcacatgaatgaatgtgtctgcagaggccagaggcatcaggtatctctctagagctgggattacagagtcctctgaaagaggacttttatgtgcttttaaccactgggccacttCTGCAGCCCCAATAAATAGAAGTGTTCAATTATTACCCCTAATAATTAGAggcatttcttttacattttattttagatttcttttgtgtgtatgagtggtttgtaGTGAACATGCAGGTGCTCCTTTCCCTGAAACCACAGTGATGGATGATTATGAGTcactgggggggaagggggggctgagagttgaacccaggtcctagaGCGGTTGTtattgcagagggcctgggttcaagtgctcttaacctctgagttacCTCTCTACCACCCCAGGGGGGACTGCTTGAGTATGTGTTAACCAGGAAATGTTGGATTGTAAACGTTATGAGGTGCAAGTGGAGACATGGTGATTAGAGAAACAGATGGGCTTCAGGCTCCTGAGGATAGCCCTGATAAGGAAGATGTCGCTCTGAATAAGTCAAAGCAGGCATCCCCAGCAGAGGCTACCATGTGTGCCACCCGTGGGATACAAGGGGGCAAGCCTAGGAGAGGTCATACTATTCTGTTCCAGAACTGAGGAGTCTCTAGCACTCCCCTGCCAGGCTGGTATTTTACCATCTCTTTTATAAGCTGACAGCCTACTCCTGCTGGCTGAACTCTAGGGCAGCCTCAGCCTGCCACAccgttctctctctcccccaaagGGCGACCAGCTTTGACAGTCGTCTTCAAAGCAGGTGTAGGCACTCGCTCCTTGCAAGCAGTCAAAGCGCCAGGCACAAGCTACTCCCTCTTCATCCCCTGCCATTTGCTGTGCGCCACCATCTTCCAGACACCctgctctctcacctgccaggtTCACCATCTCCCGGGTCTCATGCGCCACTGAGGGCTCTTGCCGAATTTGTCCTTAGAGCCTCCTCCCTGAACTGTGTTACAAGGCTTTGTCCTCTTGAAAATATCATCTTCCCCCAAAAGCCCATATTAAGCACTTATCTGCACGTGGTGTTGTGCTGATCTCTGTTTCTAGTGAGTCACACTGTCACAGGCTCTGCCCTCTGGGGAAAAAAGTCTGGGATATTTGGCAGAGACTCTGAAATCCAGTTTGGTTAAATACAGGGGTGACAGGAAGGGAGGAATGGTTTAAAATCCTCCCTAAGGCCATTGGGTAAGGACTCTATCCACTATTCACCTCccactcctcttttctctccgcctccctcccccttcctctccctcttcccctagACCCCACATACTTCTTTTTTCCCACCACTCAAATTCCAGGTGACTTTTCCACCGGCCCCTGACCTGTAAGCCTAGGGAACTCTTTAGCTCATCACAAGACTTGACTtgaaataaatgataacattAAACATGAATGATTTTGAAGGTGTTTCAAAATGCATCCATTGATTTATTTCTACTTTGGCAAAAAAAGGCATATCTCAGACTTTCCAGTGTCTAATAGCCATATACTAAGGAAACTAGACACCATACAGGAAGAAGCCCTGAGTTGTGCAAACATTCAACATGAGAGTCCTTGAAAAAGATAGGGATAGATGCCCGCATTGATTTGAAAAGGACATGAAGCAATCCCCCTCTCTTCAGaagtggaagaagaagaagaaaacaaaaacaaaaacaaaacaaaacaaaacaaaacaaaaaaaacccggCAAGTTCAAAAGAATGGACTCTCTCCCCAACCGGGAGGCTCTTCCTTAGCTTCCCCCAGTCTTCCTCAAGCACagtgtttgggtttgttttctgaAGCCATTTGAAAATGCAATCATTTTAATCACCAAGAAATCTTGCACAATTGGGAATGTTCCCCAGTTCTTCTCTCCACTTCACTTAGAAGACAGGCCAGGACATGTGGCTACTTCGGTTGTTTGACCAGCAAGAAGTTTACCTTCCCCTTTGGCCCTCCTTGGGGTCCAGCTACCGGCTCAAGCCAAGGCCAGCTATGAGTCTAGAGGAATTGGTCTTTAGAATCCCTGGTGCCTTCTTAGAAGATGTCCAGGACACACAAAGCTGTCCTTGCCATGTCCTGCTTCCTGCCACCTCTCCCTGCACATTGACATATTCCTGTCTTACTGGGTTTCTACCTTTACTGCACTCAATGAACATGCAAATATTTTTGCTTGACCTATTTAATAAACTGTGGGGAGAGAGTCAAGGCACTTCCCCTGGCCCTCAGATAAGTTGTTTTATGTTTTCCCAATAGGCCTTCTGAAGACAATACCAGCAGAATGAGCCGTGGGCACTTGGTTCATTAGGTTCCCCaaagcaagcaaagaaacaagTATTGGAGGGGGACTGCCCCCAAAGAACAAGTTTTGGTGATTATGAAGAGCCAGCGGGTGACTCTGTCTCAGTCTTCAAAAGGGCTCACAGCTCTGTGACACAACCAGCTCTCCATTCCACCCCCATTCCAACTCAGCCCTAATCTGAagtgtaaaatataatttaaaataaagcagTTTTCACGCTCCATGaattcccaaccttcctaatgtcaCAGGGCTTagccaagatgatttttttttttttgcagcctATTGACACCCAAGAGGTAGAAAAGACCTCAAGATTCGTAAAGTGCTTTGGGATCCATCCCACAAGACTAGCACCAGAGATGTCTCAGGCCTTCCTGTGTTCAGGGGTGTCTCTCCTGCTCAGGGTCGAGGACAATTTCAAACCTGCTTTTCCAGGCAAGAGCTCTAGGGCGAGGGCAAAGGGTAAGAATGCAACCACTCTGGCTTGCCAGAAAAATTGGGTTAGGTGGGGATGGGGGCCCCCCGAAAGAAGCTAAaaaggggctgaggatgtagccaGGGTTTTGAGCTCGGCAGGTGGCGACACAACCAACGCTAGACATTTATTATCACCAGAGCTATACCTCAGGCGAAACCCCCTCCCAGGTCCCTCCCTTCCCGGACCTGACCAGCTGGATCACCTTGATCTTCTCGCCCTCGATTTCCACGGTCTTCTCCCTGAAGTCCACACCGATAGTGGCCTCAGTCTTGTCTGGGAAAGTACCCCCGCAGAAGCGGAAGGTCAGGCAAGTCTTGCCCACGTTGGAGTCCCCAATCACGATGATTTTGAAGATACGAATCTGCACATACTGGTCCATCGATGAGTCAAGCTCTAGGGATGTCAAACCAGCAGCTGAAGCGGGCTGTAAGCTCCCATGGCCCAAGATGGGCTGCGCCATCTCCCCGGGACAGGACCGGGGTCCCAACCCCACTCGAGGGCTCCACACAAAGAAAGCGGCCACGTTAGTGCGCTCAAGGCGAGAGAgctttgtgcgtgtgtgtgcgtgtgtgtgtgtgtatgtgtgtgtgtgcgcgcgcgcgcgtgtgcgtgtctgaagtgtgtgtccgcctgtgtgtgcgtgcgccGGCAACGTGTGTGCACGCGCACTTGAAGGGGGTGCTCTCACCCTAGgcacccctcctccttccccagtgCACCCTCCTTGCAGCTCCCAGGCACAGACACAAAAGCTTGAGAGAGAAGAAACGGAGAACCGGCCAGTCTGGAGCCCCCTCCTTCTGCCTGTGGGTGAGCTTCAGGACTGCAGGCTCAGGCTGTGCCGCGCCTTAGCCTAGACCCTCCCCTGTCTGGACCCCAGGGACACACTGGAAGGAGAAAGCCCAAGCAGAACAGGGAAAGGGATGCGGAGAGTGGCACACGCCACCCCAGAAGAGCCTTCCCTTCTTGTCCCCAGTTCTGTGGTGGGATTCAGGGTTCCCACTCCCACTTAACTTAGAGCGCATAGGGTCAGTGGGCAGTGAGCACAGCTGGGGAGGACAAAGAGAGCTGTACCCTAAGGCATCACTGGAGAGCTTCGGGTCCGGTGCAGCACTAGGCGGTGGGGGGTTGGATATACCCCTTTCACCTCCACAGCAGCTGACAGCTGTGCCGCTGTGGTTCCCTGCCTCCCCCAAGTCTTAGGATAAAGAGGTGTTCAGTCTTACTGAGTAAGCAGGTGCACTTTGGGGGGCCTAAGAAATTGGGGAGGGCACTGACAGGACACCAGTACACGCAGTGGCTTGTGGAAGGCACCCATGCAGCTGAAAGGAGGCAGACATGGGGCACGGCTGTGAATGTGTAGGGGATGTTACAGTTTCTGTCAAAGACTTGCCAGATGTAGGGGGGCGCGTACCAGGCGCCAACCTCCCCTCATCACACCACGAGCACCCACCCTCTTGAATGTTCAAGAGGGCGGCTCCCATTGGCTGCTACAGTCGGTTGTGTTTGGCTGGCCAATGGGGAAGGCCCGCCGCTGGAGAGGGCCATCCAGAGGATAGGAGAGGGGGGGAAACTAGTGAGGACAGCGCCAGCAAAGGCGGACTTTGTTTCTGTAGCTAACCATTACAGGCCCAGGTGAGGGCACATGGGACATGACATAAACCCCGCAATTCCTGACACTCTGAGCCCTTCATAGAGCCGTTCGCTCCCAGAATGGCGGAGTTTCAAATGGAATTGAGAATCCCAAGGAGGGTTCACCCACCCCCTGAAAGTGAATGTAGAACAAAGTGGTTGGGTCTAATTTGCCAGAAGCCTAGATTATGCTTGGAAGATGATAAATGAATACAACTTTCTTACAATGTCAGAGGGCAGCTTCCCAAGGCTTGCTAACCAACACACAACTTGGTCAAGACCTGTATTCCTTCTcccaagtgagtttcaggttcagaATTAGTATGACATCAACTTAggtataatttgtatacaataaagAAGAcccattttatgtttgttttaggAATTTTCTCATCTCCCTCATATTTCATAGACTAAGGTAGCACTAACATATGCCATTAGCATCCATGTATGAGATATTGCTAATGTCTTCAAGGTCAGGGGTTCCAGCAGCACACATGAGCTGCCATTTTGCATGTGAGGCTGATCTACAAGGAAGAGACAATGTGATTAAATCCATTTCctctaaggaaaaataaaacaattcagtATCTCAGTGATGTGTGTGTAAGCATATTGGAATGTGAATGTTCAGCCAAGTTCAAGTTATTCAAAATACAGTCTTCTATTTAATCTTATTCCTGAGTTAGGAGATGTATTTATAGCCCTTTATCACACATGTGGGTCACCCATTCCTAAAACCCTTGATTATACTAGTCAACATAAAAACCATCCAGAGAAGGAGTTGGTTAATCCAAGACCACCATTATGTATACCAGCAATCATCATGGCACAGTAGTTTTGTTTCTCAATTGACTGTTTTCTATATAATAGAAATTATTATTCGATtatttcttgttaaaaaaaaccctctgatGCCTCAAGTGATCTATGCTCTTAGAAGAGTGACTGTAACGTAACGATAAGATAGGAGGTACAGTGCTTGCCCTGGCAAGGGAGAGGCAAGGTAATCAGAGggttaaggtcatccttggctacagagtgaattcgaagccagactgggctataggagactgtctccaaaaaaaaagtgaggggAAGTAACTATTAATGCCACAGCATTTACATTCAGTGGAAAGAGGTTCTGCCAACTTATGGGTAGAATTTATGCTGCTTAcctcaaggaaaaaaattctaTCTACCTAAATTTATTCAGATGATTCTGGCAAAAAAAAGTTGTCACTGGGTCTTCCTTTGTAAGTTTGAATTTTTGATTTCTAGAAATATGATATTTTACAATGGGTTTTTATCCTGATGAAATGTTTGTTACCACATACTTTTGGAATTAGTTTGGCGAGTATATTGCTAGGgtaaaaagagtaaaatacagtttttaagtaaAAGGACAAGAGAAACACCTCTTTGCACCTATCacaaaaaaacatgtattttgcactttttgttttaattatgcattattaaattattttttaatatattcagtTGTTTCATAATCACACCTGACTATCATAATTTTGATAGTATTTTTCCAAAgccatcttttttaaaatataatttatttaattttacttaatgtgcattggtgcaagggtgtcggatcccctgaaactggagttacagacagttgtaagctgccatgtgggtgctgggaattgaacccaggtcctctggaagagcagccagtgctcttaaccacagaaccatctctccagccccccaaagcTGTCTTTATCAGCAGCTATAATTAACTTTGTATTAAACAAATGCATGTTTGTTATTAACCTTTATTATTAACCTGATGTTGTTGTTAAAAGATTGCATCTCCCTATGTTATTCCAAGCTGACCCCTAAGCTGCTTGGATCAAGtgctcctcttgcctcagtccctCAGTATACTATGGATTTCTAGAAATAACAAGGAGTAATatctatgcttttaaaatataaaatatatttagtttattctggaatttatattttcaatattaaCCCCCCAAAGCagatctagatttaaaaaaatgtcgctcttaagggctggaaagatgggtctgtggttaagaggacttgttcTTGCAGACGATTGGGGTTCAGGGCTCATCACCTACATGgccaaccatccataactctagtccaggggatatgatgttatcttctgacctctgagggcaccaggtgtgcacatggtgcacagacttacatgcaagcaaaacactcatacacataaaataaaataaatcttttttttttcttgagacagggtttctttgtgtagctttggctatcccagaactagctctgtagaccaggttggccttgaactgacagagatctgcctgcctcttcctcctgagtgctgggtgggattaaaggtgtgcaccaccaccaccaccaccaccaccaccaccaccaccaccaccaccaccaccaccaccaccacccctggcaaaataaaataaatcgtAGAAAATGTTACTCATTAATTACATTTTGGGACTTTGGAGGAAGCTgtctttttgctgtttgtttttgagacaggctctctctatgtagccctggctgggcctccaactcacagaaatccccctgtATCTGtgcccctagtgctgggattgaaagcttGTGACAACACATGcagcttgtttttatttgtttgttgttttgttttgtgtttcttttttctttttaatcgagacagggtcttttgtagcccaggctttcccCAAACTCAGTAAATAGCTGAGGATGAGCTTGAGCTCtctcgatcctcctgcctctgctcccatgtGCTGTCATTACAGGTATTCGACAACACTCGTAGCTTCATTACTTGCAATTTTAAACATTGATCAAATCTgctcaatggataaagaaactttGGGTGTTTTCGTGCAATGAATCCTGTGTCCTgggttaaacttcctaaaatatacctTTGCAATTGCATCCCCTATtcatttccaagaaaaaaaaagggccggggcggtggtggtgcatgcctttaatcccagcactcgggaggcagaggcagcaggaggatctctgtgagttcgaggctagcccgtctccaaagcaagttccaggaaaggcgcaaagctacacagagaaaccctgtcttgaaaaaccaaaaaaaaaaaaaaaaaagaaaagaaaagaaaaagaaaagaaagaaaggaatttcaTCACTTACAAGGGTTAGGGCCAAATTCATTTGACAATTCAAATTTGGCCCCATCACACTTACCGTCCTTATCACTACTTCCTAATACAGGATGTCTTTTGTCATTGTCTCCTGAAAATGTACTgaactttatttctttatttctgaaatttttattttgttattactatTTAAAACTTCAGAGGGTGTTTGTGTGCGGTGCTTCAAACTGAATGGAGGATCTTGTAGTGTTAGTCAAACACTGCCTCTGAGCTATACTCCCAGCCTGGggtgttgttttgaaacagtctaTGTTGCTCAGGTTGGTCTAGAGTTCATGATTAGGTTCCATGTGCTGAGAAATTATAGGCTTGCATTCTTAAGTCCAACTGTCTCCAGACCAGTTGAGGCAATTGGGTGACTTGTCCAAGTAGCAGAGACAGGATTCAACCTAGGTCCCTGTGGAGTCCAGGTCAATATGCTTAAACCCCAAAAATATTACCTTCAGTCTCGGTGCATCCACCTCTGAAATACTATTCGTTCTCCTCCACTACTTGAAAATTACTGATCATCCTTCAAGACATAGTTCAAATAACACTTCTTTATTACGTTTTCCCCTAGGGATTCCATCCCAAACCCCTTTCTTGAAATGGCTCTGTGGTAGGTATCATTTAAAAGACCAATAGACCCATTTCTCCAACTGAACAGAGCTCA comes from the Peromyscus maniculatus bairdii isolate BWxNUB_F1_BW_parent chromosome X, HU_Pman_BW_mat_3.1, whole genome shotgun sequence genome and includes:
- the Rab33a gene encoding ras-related protein Rab-33A isoform X2, which produces MAQPILGHGSLQPASAAGLTSLELDSSMDQYVQIRIFKIIVIGDSNVGKTCLTFRFCGGTFPDKTEATIGVDFREKTVEIEGEKIKVIQLVRFRCGTQQDRNASVKAWSSTTTAMCMLWSLSMTSPR